The following DNA comes from Camelina sativa cultivar DH55 chromosome 14, Cs, whole genome shotgun sequence.
TTCCATGCACAAAAAATCGTGTTCAGATTCTCCACCATTCATTACACACATCTATCGAAGTATAGCCAACGGAAACTAAAACTTATAGGTCTCGAGAAAGCAATGAACTATGAGGTATTGAAATGGGTTTTCAGCAGATGTCACAGCTAAAGATGGAATAACAATACTATCTGAACTATCTTAGATTGATGTTTTTTATCCCATAGACAtagtaagaaagaagaagaaggaatttCACCTTTGCAAATTCAGCAGGAGGAACCTTGTCTCCATTGCTCAACCAACCATCCTGCAACTTTTTGTAGGCCTCGTTGATCTTGCCTTGCTTTTCGCACAAAACATGTCTTGCTGTATAATAAAGCCATCTCAGTTTCGACAAAACTTTCGATGTTGTGGAACCAGAAGCGCTCAAGTAGGCacagaaatgaaaagaaaaggaacaaacCTTTAACGTAAGTGCAAGTCCCGAGACCATCAGCGGCTTTTCCTGCTTTGCCTTTACCCTTGGAGGGTGCTTCATCACTGCCACTTGCTTGCTTTCCTTTACCCTTCCCACCAGCTTTTGCGTCACCCTTCCCCATTTACTTAAAACTGTAAGAAACAACCTAAGATTAAGCTTACCACCATCATCAGATTTCAGGGGTTTTAAACATCGCACACAACTTGTAAACCCTGGAACCCTAAACCTCCTAAACCCTGAAACAACTCCAGTAGGAATTTCCAATGTAGATTTAAAGACAAATAATACAAGTGACTTGGAATCTATACTGGAACCAAATACAGAATTGGTAAAACATGTTTAAACAAGTAGAATTATTTAAGGCTATTAATCAAACAGTTAGTAAGCATGGATTCATCTAAatgatcaaaacaaacaagattacagattaaaaaaaaaaaaagcgtacTTTAACATTTTGACAATCGAAACACGAGGAACCCAAAATAGAATCAGTGCGTCCAAACACATGATGATATCTCAAATGGGAAAACAATGATCCTAGGCTGAAGATGTAGCGCAAATAACACAAACCccagttttcaatttctaggcttaaaaacaaaaataaaaataaacagagaatttgacaaactaataacaaaacCCTTTTTCGCCATCGGAGAAAACACAAAAGGGACTCTATCAATTGAGACCATAAACCATGAAAACAGATTGAGAAGCTAAGAAAATTTACAAAGACGAGAACTTTACCTTGAGCTTCCTCTTCTTTCAGA
Coding sequences within:
- the LOC104741198 gene encoding peptidyl-prolyl cis-trans isomerase NIMA-interacting 4-like; this encodes MGKGDAKAGGKGKGKQASGSDEAPSKGKGKAGKAADGLGTCTYVKARHVLCEKQGKINEAYKKLQDGWLSNGDKVPPAEFAKIAAEYSECPSGKKGGDLGWFPRGKMAGPFQDVAFNTPVGVTSAPFKSTHGYHIILSEGRKN